AACTTCTTCAGCTTCGCGTTCTCTTCTTCAAGCGCCTTCAGCCGCTTTGCCTCGGAGACATCCATGCCGCCGTATTTGGCCTTCCAGTTGTAAAATGTGGCCTCAGAAATCCCGTGCTTGCGGCACAGGTCGGCAGCCTTCGCGCCAGCCTCCTGCTCACGCAGCACCCCGATAATCTGCTCTTCCGTAAATCTCTGCTTCTTCATTCGTCCGTCCTCTGATGGGCCGGACTCTAATCAATTCTGGAGGAAATTCGCAGTGGCAGGTCACCTTGGCTACATGTCTCCAGCAGAATTTGAAACCCAACTCGCCCAGCAAGCGGCTTAGTTGGAAGCGCCTCGATGGTCCAGCCCGAGGGGTTCACTCCAATTTTGGGGTCAACTTTCCGTGCCGATTCACAAGGAATTGCCTTGAGCCACATCCAGCCCGGAAAGCTGCAGCAAAATGCCTACATCGAGCGCTACAATCGCACCGCTCGGCATGAATGCCTCGACCAATAAATCATCGCAAGCATCGAGGAGGCTCTGGAATTCGCCGCGCATTGACTATGGACCTACAACAATGAACGGTCCAATATGGGGGCCGGCGGCATTACACCCGCACAGAACTGATAATGACCGGTGAATTCGACTGCCGAGCCCCATTAATAACGGGGGGATTACCGAAGCCGAGCGAACTATCGACGGCTTATGGAATACCGTCAGACACATCGTCACACTGTTCGATCCACAAGAATGCGCAAACTACTTCAAATCGTGCGGATATGACCCCGAGTAAAACGGACGTGCTCTAGCGATCGACAAACAGTACTACCTCTCCGCCGGCGGGCCATATGGAAGCCGATGAAGCCGGCTGTGCCGGTGATGAAATAGCGCATGTCAAGCCTTAGCCTTCCGCTTGCCGATCGGGAAATGGGCAAAGCCATACTTCGCCATTTCCTCCGGCTTGTAGATGTTGCGCAGGTCGACGATGACCGGCACCTTCATCTCCGTCTTCAGGCGGCGGAAGTCCAGCGCGCGGAATTCATCCCACTCGGTCACGACGACGATCGCCTCAGCACCGGCCGCGATCTCATAAGGATTCTTGCCATAGGCGACCGAGCCGAGCATCGACCGTGCGGCGTCCATGCCTTCCGGATCGAACACATGCACGTCGGCGCCGCCGTCGAGGAGCGCCTGCACGATGGTGATCGAGGGCGCGTCACGCATGTCGTCGGTGTTCGGCTTGAAGGTCAGGCCGAGGACCGCGATCTTCTTGCCGCGTACGGAACCGCCGCAGGCAGCGATCACCTTGCGGCCCATGGCGCGTTTGCGGTTGTCGTTGATGGCGACCGTCGTCTCGATCAGCCGCAGGGGGCTGTCGAAGTCCTGAGCGGTCTTGACCAGCGCCAGCGTGTCCTTGGGGAAGCAGGAGCCGCCGTAGCCGGGACCGGCATGCAGGAACTTGTCGCCGATTCGCTTGTCCATGCCGATGCCCTTGGCGACCTTCTGGACGTCGGCGCCGATCTGCTCGCAGAGGTCCGCGATCTCGTTGATAAAGGTGATCTTCATCGCGAGGAAGGCGTTGGCGGCGTATTTGATCAGCTCCGAGGTGCGGCGTTCGCAGAAATAGAGCGGTGCCTCGTTGAGGTAAAGCGGGCGATAGACTTCGCGCATGAGGTCGATCGCGCGTTCGTCTTCCGAACCGATGACGATACGGTCCGGACGCTTGAAATCGGCGATGGCAGCGCCTTCGCGGAGGAATTCCGGATTGGAGACGACCTTGATGTCCTTGTCCGGGAATTCTTCGCGGAAGATGCGCTCGATCTCGTCGCCGGTGCCGACGGGCACCGTGGACTTGGTGACGACGACGGTGAAGCCGGTAACGGCCGCCGCGATCTCCCGGGCAGCGGCATAGACATAAGAGAGGTCCGCGTGGCCGTCGCCACGGCGGGACGGCGTGCCAACCGCGATGAAGACGACATCGGCGTCGGCGACCGGCTGCGCGAGATCCAGCGAGAAGCTCAGACGTCCGGCCTGCCGGTTATGCGCAATGATGGCGTCGAGGCCGGGCTCGAATATCGGGACTTCGCCCCGCTCCAGTGCCTCGATCTTCTCTGCGGACTTATCCACGCAGATCACCTGATGGCCGAAATCCGCCAGGCAGGCCCCCGAGACCAGGCCGACATAGCCCGAACCAATCATCACAATGCGCATTTTCCCAACCCAACAGTACGACTTACAATTAACAATCCTGACGCCAAATCATCTGGCAGCGAGTACTCGTCGGCACATACGGGGCGTTCGACAGCCAGCTTAATCGCACTTCTGAAGTTCGTCAGATCTACTACATGACGAGCAGTATCACCCTCAAATCAACGTCTTTATTCCATCGCTCAGATCACTCCGCAGGAACCGACTTGCCATTCCTCCGTCCACTAGCGGTTCACTCCCTGCTGACAGCCGAGCTTTCACCCGCAAATCAAAAACCCTTACCCCCGCTAAGTTCGGACCAGACTGTTCCAATAATAATCTTGAGATCGAGCATGAAACTAAAATTCTCAACGTAGTAAAGGTCCGCTGCCACTCTCGCCCTAGCCTTCGACACTTTATTGGTCGGGCCGCGGAGTCCACGTACCTGCGCAAGACCGGTTAGGCCAGGACGCATACGGTGCCGCTGATGGTAAGTTGGGACCAATTCCTCATAAAGCATGCCACCAGCGAGCATGCCAATTGCGTGGCATCGCGGCCCCACAAGCGACATGTCGCCAATCAAAACGTTATAGAGCTGCGGCAACTCATCGAGGTTTGTTCGGCGCAGAAACGCACCAAGCCTTGTGATCCGCGGGTCGCCCTTAACCGTCTGAGCAACGCCAGTCGCATCGCAGAGGTCAGAACGCATTGACCTAAACTTGTAAATTCGGATCTTCTTGCCCGCCATGCCCCAGCGCCATTGAGAAAAAAGAGGAGATCCGGGACTATCCAGCGCAACGGCCAGGGCGATCAGCAATAGCACGGGCGCAAGGAAAACAAGGGAACTAAGGGATACCACTATGTCAAAAGCGCGCTTGATTGCGAGGCTTGCGACCGGAGTGCGGCAAACACCAGAGGAGGTCCGCGAAGATATAAATGCACTGTTAGATTGAAAGACGCCCAGCTCGACCATGCTTGTAAACTCTCAAACAAACCACGCGCTCGCCAAACTTTATATGTTGCGGCCTCAGCGCTCCCTAATGACACACTTATACTAAACCGGTTATTTGCAGTCACTCTCAAAATTAACAAATGGTTAACTTTGGTCGCAACCCAAGTAACTGATGTTGCAACGCAGCAACGGACGGCGCTTTTGTGACCACAATGAACGAATCAGGGCAGCGATCGCTTACTTTTTATCCCTACAAAGAGGTCGAGGGCGCTCACCAGCTTCAGGGATCTTCTGCTTTAGCCCTGGTTACAAAATTCCAAACCTAAGGCTTCTGCCATGCAATCTATCTTTCGCGGCTCTAGCGGTGCTGATTGGATTGGTGCACGGAGCCTGAACCGCTCCGGCATTGCCTCGAGTCTCAACTGTAAGAAGCCGGCCAGCGACTGCTTGAGGCTGCCGATATCACAAGGTGCGTCAACACTAAACTAGGGAGCGGGAGTGAACCGCACCGGATTTCCCGGAGGCTCCAACTTCTGAGAAAGTGGAGCCGATATGAGCAAGACAACGAACAAGTTTTCACCTGAAGTCCGTCAACGTGCCATCCGTATGGTGCTGAACCACGAGGCCGAGCATCCATCACGCTGGGCTGCGGTTTCATCAATCGCTGCCAAAATCGGCTGCTCGCCTGCAACGCTGCATAAATGGGTCAAGAAGACTGAGGTCGACAGCGGCGAGAGAGCTGGACTACCGAGTGATGTGGCCGAGAAGATGAAGGCTCTTGAGCGGGAGAACCGCGAGCTTCGCCAAGCCAACGAGATTTTGCGCGAGGCGTCTGCCTATTTCGCGATGGCGGAGCTCGACCGCCCCTTCAAGCGATGATCTCATTCATCGACGAACACCGAGGCGTGTTCGGGGTCGAGCCGATCTGCAGGCTGTTGCCGATTGCCCCGTCCACCTATTACGAGAACATTGCCAAGCGCCTGGACGTGGATCGGCTGTCGATCCGGGCCCGCAGCGACATTGCCTTGAAGATCGAGATACGTCGTGTTTTCGACGAGAACTTCCAAGTTTACGGCGTGCGCAAGGTCTGGCGGCAACTGCAGAGGGAAGGTTTCGATATCGCCCGTTGCACGGCTTCCAGGCTTATGAAGGCCATGGGTCTTCAAGGCATCATCCGTGGCAAGCCGATCAAAACGACGGTCCCGGATCAATCCGCGCCCAGTCCGCTCGACCGCGTAAACCGACAGTTCAAGGCCCCCGGGCCGAACAGGCTCTGGGTGAGCGATTTTACGTATGTTTCCACCTGGCAGGGCTTCGTATACGTCGCCTTCGTCATCGATGCCTTCGCCCGGCGTATCGTCGGCTGGCGGGTCAGCCGGACGGCGCATGCAACTTTCGTCCTCGATGCTCTAGAACAGGCGCTTCATGATCGGCGTCCCCTTCACGGCGGCGGCCTTGTGCATCATTCGGACAGGGGTGTTCAATACGTGTCCATTCGCTATTCCGAGCGGTTGGCAGAGGCAGGTATCGAGCCATCTGTCGGAAGTGTCGGAGACAGCTACGACAATGCCCTCGCCGAAACGATAAACGGTCTCTACCAGGCCGAGGTCATCCATCGGCGAGGACCCTGGCGCACCGCCGGGGCGGTTGAATTCGCCACACTCGAATGGGTCGATTGGTTGTTTAATCGCATCGTACAGGTCAAGCCCCTTCGTCCAGATTTTGTGCGAGGATAGTCACATACCGGGAGCGGGGTTGTTTTCGCGGTCGGCACAAGCCGCCGCATCATGGTCTTCGCAGGAATGGTCTTCCTATGTTCAACACGCAGTTTTTAGGAACTGCATCCAATCTAAACGGAATGACCAGACCCACGTCCGCGGCAGGGACGTCTCACGCGACCATCGTGACGCGCAGAATTGCTGACCTGGAGGTCTCGGATTATGCGGGAACAACAATCAACCTGTTGAATGGCTCTCCCGTCTTCAGCATCCTGTGCATGATGACGGCCAACTTACGCGCCACTGCAACGGCGGCACGCTTTACGCCGAGACGCTCTCGAAGCCTGAGTCCCCAATCCTTGAGGCTACTGTCATTACGGGATTTGGTTCGCGTGAGCATGACCATCGCCGCTTCTTAGAGAAGGCTTCGCAAGTGGCTATCTCCACGACGGGAGATGTGCCCGTCGTAATCGATTTCTCCGGATTGATATCGTCTCGTGGTCAATCCGAGCCAAGCACCGACAGAGCGAGATCGCTTGAAGTTGTCCGGATCTTCAATTGCAGATGAGAACGACAGCGAGGTGATGGCGCCGATACCCGGGATTGTCATCAGTAATTTGGCCGCCTTGCTGTTGCGCGCCGCCGCCAGCACCTGCCGGTCCAGGTTGGCAACATGCTTGCGGATGTCGCGCCATGCATCGACCAGTGGTAACATTACCTTTGCCAGATTGTCGTTTCCGGCGAGCAGCTCTCGAACGTGCCCCTCGAATACCTGGCCTTTGCTCCTTGGCACGATGAGGCCAAACGTCTTCATCACACCAAGGATTTGATTGCTGAGCTGGATAGACATGCCCGCGACTTGCTTGCGAACGCCGATCAAAGTACGGGTCAGCATGGCATCGAAGCCCTTCACGCGAACAACTTTGCAAAAGCCGGCCTCGGCCAATTGTGCTAATCCATCCGCATCATTGGCATCTGTCTTGTTCAGCGTCTCGTTCAAGATTTTCTGCGCGTGGCGCGCTTCGGTACAGACCACAGGCAACCCCTCAGCTGATAGAGCGTGGTAGAACCATGTCGAGAGCGGACCCGTCTCGAAAACCACGCGCTTCACATGCGGTGCTTGTTTGCGAATAATCGCTGCCAGGACTGTGGGATCTGATGCGCACTTGCCTCGCCAGATCCGCGAGTTGCCTTGCCGGATCGAAATCGCGGTCTCTTTCTGCGAAACATCAAGCCCGATATACTGTTCCATGGTTGCTCTCCATTCGATGCTTGGGCCCGGTGCTGATCGTGAGCCCGTTTCTCCATCTTATCGGGGGGCAACCACCCCGCAATGAACGTCAGTTGTTGCAGGGCGCGCGCACCGCGATTACCCCATGTTCAACAACCGTCGTCTTCTGGAGCCCATTGGAAATATTCCGCCAGCCGAAGCCGAGGAGCGATATTACGCCATGCTGGACGAACCAGCCATGGCCGCATAACTTA
The window above is part of the Rhizobium glycinendophyticum genome. Proteins encoded here:
- a CDS encoding transposase, with protein sequence MKKQRFTEEQIIGVLREQEAGAKAADLCRKHGISEATFYNWKAKYGGMDVSEAKRLKALEEENAKLKK
- a CDS encoding UDP-glucose dehydrogenase family protein; amino-acid sequence: MRIVMIGSGYVGLVSGACLADFGHQVICVDKSAEKIEALERGEVPIFEPGLDAIIAHNRQAGRLSFSLDLAQPVADADVVFIAVGTPSRRGDGHADLSYVYAAAREIAAAVTGFTVVVTKSTVPVGTGDEIERIFREEFPDKDIKVVSNPEFLREGAAIADFKRPDRIVIGSEDERAIDLMREVYRPLYLNEAPLYFCERRTSELIKYAANAFLAMKITFINEIADLCEQIGADVQKVAKGIGMDKRIGDKFLHAGPGYGGSCFPKDTLALVKTAQDFDSPLRLIETTVAINDNRKRAMGRKVIAACGGSVRGKKIAVLGLTFKPNTDDMRDAPSITIVQALLDGGADVHVFDPEGMDAARSMLGSVAYGKNPYEIAAGAEAIVVVTEWDEFRALDFRRLKTEMKVPVIVDLRNIYKPEEMAKYGFAHFPIGKRKAKA
- a CDS encoding sugar transferase; this encodes MVELGVFQSNSAFISSRTSSGVCRTPVASLAIKRAFDIVVSLSSLVFLAPVLLLIALAVALDSPGSPLFSQWRWGMAGKKIRIYKFRSMRSDLCDATGVAQTVKGDPRITRLGAFLRRTNLDELPQLYNVLIGDMSLVGPRCHAIGMLAGGMLYEELVPTYHQRHRMRPGLTGLAQVRGLRGPTNKVSKARARVAADLYYVENFSFMLDLKIIIGTVWSELSGGKGF
- a CDS encoding IS3 family transposase (programmed frameshift) translates to MSKTTNKFSPEVRQRAIRMVLNHEAEHPSRWAAVSSIAAKIGCSPATLHKWVKKTEVDSGERAGLPSDVAEKMKALERENRELRQANEILREASALFRDGGARPPLQAMISFIDEHRGVFGVEPICRLLPIAPSTYYENIAKRLDVDRLSIRARSDIALKIEIRRVFDENFQVYGVRKVWRQLQREGFDIARCTASRLMKAMGLQGIIRGKPIKTTVPDQSAPSPLDRVNRQFKAPGPNRLWVSDFTYVSTWQGFVYVAFVIDAFARRIVGWRVSRTAHATFVLDALEQALHDRRPLHGGGLVHHSDRGVQYVSIRYSERLAEAGIEPSVGSVGDSYDNALAETINGLYQAEVIHRRGPWRTAGAVEFATLEWVDWLFNRIVQVKPLRPDFVRG